One window from the genome of Cardiocondyla obscurior isolate alpha-2009 linkage group LG04, Cobs3.1, whole genome shotgun sequence encodes:
- the Ltv1 gene encoding protein LTV1 homolog: MPKGKTKKFIDKKNSVTFHLVHRSQKDPLVADETAPQRVLVPAANTQAAKTEKKSVDNEKRKEEQQKYGIYYDDDYNYLQHLRDVNTLSVEWERIESTDNSKSDKSASKINLPSSVFASNVEEKVGMLNKAAPVSGPRLDLDPDVVAAMDDDFDFNDPENELEDNFIELANAGNSDTENSDNEYEYELNERGDEHSDLDVSSDGHMDLSDEDADQVCSLNAPLYSFAEEETKSRFTEYSMSSSVMKRNEQLTLLDDKFEKMYAAYDENEIGALDCDEIEGFLAHDSNLIMQYASEFEKKKNEDTENIAELMKDRMKIGEREYSNSEDEDVEKLVVSARGKDKWDCESVLSTYSNIYNHPKLILEPSKRLKKIEIDRKSGIPKNVLNGTGKLTAETLAQFDLENKIIKGPQSIAESRKSALSVLSIRPKGETTDEKRERKKQLKEYRRERRIERKANSEAFKEEKKRQEKIRLNDRVNVQGTHII, translated from the exons ATG ccgaagggaaaaacgaaaaaattcaTTGACAAGAAAAATTCTGTCACGTTCCACTTGGTTCACCGCTCACAAAAAGATCCATTAGTAGCGGATGAAACAGCACCGCAAAGAGttctggtgccagcagccaATACGCAAGCAGCAAAAACTGAAAAGAAGTCTGTAGACAACGAGAAACGCAAAGAGGAGCAGCAAAAGTATGGAATTTACTATGACGATGACTACAATTATTTGCAGCATCTTAGAGACGTCAACACATTGTCAGTGGAATGGGAACGCATTGAGAGCACCGATAATTCCAAATCTGACAAAAGTgcttcaaaaattaatttgccgtCCTCTGTATTTGCATCAAACGTTGAGGAGAAAGTTGGCATGCTAAATAAAGCTGCGCCAGTTTCTGGGCCGCGATTAGATTTAGATCCTGATGTTGTTGCTGCAATGGATGATGATTTTGACTTTAATGATCCTGAAAATGAGCTAGAGGACAATTTTATAGAGTTAGCTAATGCTGGAAATAGCGATACCGAAAATTCCGACAATGAATATGAATATGAATTGAATGAACGAGGAGATGAGCACAGTGATTTGGATGTTTCATCCGATGGTCACATGGACTTATCTGACGAAGATGCAGATCAAGTCTGTAGTTTAAATGCACCTCTATATTCTTTTGCGGAAGAGGAAACTAAATCGAGATTCACAGAATATTCTATGAGTAGCAGTGTGATGAAACGAAACGAACAACTAACGTTGCTGGACGACAAATTTGAAAAGATGTACGCCGCGTATGATGAGAATGAAATTGGTGCTTTAGACTGCGATGAAATAGAAGGATTTCTTGCACACGACTCGAACCTGATTATGCAATACGCCTCTGAATttgagaagaagaagaatgaAGATACGGAAAATATCGCAGAACTTATGAAGGATAGAATGAAAATCGGGGAAAGAGAATATTCAAACTCGGAAGACGAAGACGTGGAAAAACTCGTAGTCAGTGCTCGCGGAAAAGATAAATGGGATTGTGAAAGTGTTCTTAGCACTTACAGTAACATTTACAATCAtcctaaattaattttagaaccTTCCAAG agattaaagaaaattgaaatcgatCGAAAATCTGGCATTCCAAAAAATGTGTTAAACGGCACTGGGAAATTAACAGCTGAGACATTAGCTCAATttgatttagaaaataaaattataaaaggtCCACAGTCTATAGCTGAAAGTAGGAAGTCTGCTTTGAGTGTTTTAAGCATAAGGCCCAAAGGGGAAACCACAGatgagaaaagagaaagaaaaaagcagcTCAAAGAATATAGAAGG GAAAGAAGGATAGAACGAAAGGCGAATAGCGAAGCGttcaaagaagaaaagaagcggCAAGAAAAGATTCGATTGAACGATAGGGTAAACGTTCAAGGAActcatataatataa
- the Vha13 gene encoding V-type proton ATPase subunit G, translated as MASQTQGIQQLLAAEKRAAEKVSDARKRKARRLKQAKEEAQDEIEKYRQEREKQFRDFEAKHMGSKEDVAARIEADTRVKIDEMNQTVAMHKDTVMLKILDLVYDIKPELHNNYRIEV; from the exons ATGGCCAGCCAGACGCAGGGTATTCAGCAGCTCCTGGCCGCGGAGAAACGCGCTGCCGAGAAGGTCTCGGATGCCAGAAAAC GCAAGGCACGTCGCCTAAAGCAGGCCAAAGAGGAAGCTCAAGATGAAATTGAGAAATATCGACAGGAACGAGAGAAACAGTTCCGTGACTTTGAAGCTAAA CACATGGGATCAAAAGAAGATGTAGCTGCGCGTATTGAAGCAGATACACGAGTAAAGATAGATGAAATGAACCAGACCGTTGCCATGCACAAAGACACG GTCATGCTTAAAATTTTGGACTTGGTGTATGATATCAAGCCGGAACTGCacaataattatcgcattGAGGTCTAA
- the Tbcd gene encoding tubulin-specific chaperone D: protein MVLNDGTDIPERVGCGFSTFKEVDEVTVLIAELKRPDLPASLVERNRDRFNFILSQYQDQHQLLDPYLEKILESLLSIIKDDDYLESIKHNAFKYLFIIMSVKTYKRIVTYLPHEVGDLLPVLRMLEKQDPNDVGTWETRYVLLIWLSIISKIPFPLSRLETSENIDPEQTIIVRILKVCKLYCLSKDACAVAAVFLIANFLTRSDVKKLYLEEMIMWCLKCIEGDPLRHGPLAVIASILKHSAREDVKPYSQMLLDNMLKLRLNENPADLIRKFRIKVVQRIGLVLLRTKLASWRYQKMSRPINIMSNIKTDNLDNIDSIHDIKKLNISNDNEDQEIPPAIEDIIEQLIQGLRDKAITIRWSAAKGIGRITARLPIDLADDVLSFVLNLFSGRESDSAWHGGCLALAELGRRGLLLPHRLSDVIPVVLQALVFDEPRTYGSIGYLIRDAACYICWSFPRAYDPHIFERYVKEIAAMLLVVTCFDREINCRRAASAAFQENVGRQGNFPHGIDILTIADYFEVGVRSHTYLKISVQIAQYEEYTKPLIDHLVSKKVTHWDTAVRELSARSLFNLTPADPHYMTSTVLPTLLDMLNSIDLNVRHGAILATAEILEALYNHYNDKIEYIIGATAVNDVQDIVRTFRNRGQFKGLGGELMKQACAVLIKKCSIVHFPIHLSDVVDDWQKLLEECLSHEVSAVKLKAAEAHTNFFVEYYVDINYDARNAVVNRYLESLQSSNQSIRIGFAQAIGHFPLFVIRERVMDIINSLITCTHISENTLKWAQSRKESLHSLTMVLQTLGIDEIDKWQLFVPELYNCYLLALKEYTIDSRGDIGAWVREAAMIGLHVLTNLVSQAKLLSVLNEDLMANIIGGIAQQAVERIDGIRAQAGAVFSALIHSDPPLPNIPYHNELKSIFPYNECKEAIEWRMESATFPRFIKMLSFRPYKINLLRGIIFSVGGISESLVKYSSVSLFTYLQEIDEAGLQDLCEKILNIFEKSHKNERMITSMLAFLDRLLSSGCIQSVLDNADNMISERILTLLKHEIKYSSNMKLLISSINVFCQLLQVRGPVAKRAFCQLSIFLCHKYTSLRKTTAIRTYEALTLYGEEMDIAEEDLTNILTKLNATDWEQPIQDLRPIRNNLCELMKVSAPVLQTKSTN from the exons ATGGTGCTGAACGATGGCACTGACATCCCGGAGAGGGTGGGATGCGGGTTCAGCACTTTCAAAGAGGTGGACGAGGTGACTGTTCTAATAGCGGAATTGAAACGGCCGGACCTGCCGGCGAGTCTCGTAGAACGGAACAGGGATCGCTTCAACTTCATCCTGTCTCAGTATCAGGATCAGCATCAACTTCTAGACCCTTACCTCGAAAAAATCCTTGAATCTCTATTATCGATTATCAAGGACGACGACTATCTGGAAAGTATCAAACACAACGCATTCAAGTACCTGTTTATCATCATGTCAGTAAAGACGTATAAGAGAATTGTTACTTATCTTCCGCATGAGGTAGGAGACTTGTTGCCTGTGCTGAGGATGCTTGAAAAACAGGACCCAAATGACGTTGGAACATGGGAGACTAGATACGTTTTGCTCATCTGGTTGTCCATTATCTCAAAGATACCATTTCCTCTGTCTCGTTTAGAAACATCTGAGAACATAGATCCTGAACAAACTATCATTGTTAG AATTTTGAAAGTGTGCAAATTATATTGCTTGTCAAAAGATGCATGTGCCGTGGCAGCTGTGTTTTTAATAGCAAACTTTTTAACAAGATCAGATGTCAAGAAGTTATATTTAGAAGAGATGATTATGTGGTGTTTAAAG tGCATAGAAGGTGATCCTTTAAGACATGGACCTTTGGCTGTAATAGCTTCAATATTGAAGCACAGTGCCAGAGAAGATGTCAAGCCGTATAGTCAAATGCTTCTCGATAATATGTTGAAGCTGCGGTTAAATGAAAATCCAGCAGAtcttattagaaaatttagaataaaagttGTTCAACGTATAG gTCTAGTATTGCTGAGAACAAAATTAGCATCCTGGCGCTATCAAAAGATGAGTCGGCCGATAAATATTATGTCCAACATTAAAACGGATAATCTTGACAATATTGATAGTATTcatgacattaaaaaattaaatatttcaaacgacAATGAAGATCAAGAGATCCCTCCAGCCATTGAGGATATAATAGAGCAACTTATACAAGGTCTTCGGGATAAAGCAATAACTATAag ATGGTCTGCAGCAAAGGGTATCGGCAGAATAACTGCGAGATTACCGATAGACTTGGCCGATGACGTTCTGAGTTTTGTATTGAATCTTTTCTCCGGACGTGAATCAGATTCAGCGTGGCATGGCGGCTGTTTGGCACTCGCGGAACTTG GAAGACGTGGCCTATTGTTACCTCATCGTTTGAGCGATGTCATTCCCGTAGTTCTGCAAGCTTTAGTCTTCGATGAACCTAGAACTTACGGATCGATCGGTTATTTAATCAGGGACGCTGCCTGCTACATTTGCTGGTCGTTTCCAAGAGCATATGATCCACACATTTTCGAACgttacgtaaaagaaattgcagCAATGTTATTAGTCGTAACGTGCTTTGATAGAGAG ATAAATTGCAGAAGAGCAGCATCCGCCGCGTTTCAAGAAAATGTTGGCAGACAAGGCAATTTTCCACATGGTATAGATATCCTGACAATTGCTGATTACTTTGAAGTAGGTGTAAGGAGTCATACATACCTTAAAATCAG TGTACAAATAGCGCAATATGAAGAATATACGAAGCCCCTAATAGATCATTTAGTATCGAAAAAAGTCACACATTGGGACACTGCAGTTAGAGAGCTTTCAGCTAGG TCGCTTTTCAATCTGACTCCAGCTGATCCTCATTACATGACAAGTACAGTATTACCGACTTTATTGGACATGCTGAATTCTATCGATTTAAATGTTAGACACGGCGCAATACTAGCCACTGCAGAAATTCTCGAAGCTTTGTACAATCActataatgataaaattgaatatattatcg GTGCCACGGCTGTAAATGATGTACAAGACATAGTACGGACTTTTAGAAATAGAGGACAATTTAAGGGTCTCGGAGGAGAGCTAATGAAACAAGCTTGTGCcgtactaattaaaaaatgttcgaTTGTGCATTTTCCTATTCATTTATCAGATGTTGTAG atGACTGGCAGAAATTATTAGAGGAATGTTTGAGCCACGAAGTATCAGCAGTCAAATTAAAAGCGGCTGAAGCACACACGAACTTTTTTGTCGAATATTATGTAGATATCAATTACGACGCTCGAAACGCTGTGGTTAATCGTTATTTGGAATCCTTACAATCGAGTAATCAATCAATTAGAATAGGATTTGCACAAGCAATAG gaCACTTTCCACTGTTCGTAATTCGTGAAAGAGTGATggatattataaattcattaataaCATGTACTCATATATCCGAAAACACGTTGAAGTGGGCGCAGAGCAGAAAAGAATCTTTGCACTCTCTAACGATGGTGTTGCAAACATTGGGAATTGATGAAATCG aCAAATGGCAATTATTTGTGCCTGAACTGTACAATTGTTATTTGTTAGCTCTTAAAGAATATACGATAGACAGTCGAGGAGACATAGGTGCTTGGGTGAGAGAAGCGGCTATGATTGGATTACAT GTGTTGACCAATTTAGTATCGcaagcaaaattattatctgtaTTAAACGAGGATTTAATGGCTAATATTATCGGTGGCATTGCACAGCAAGCTGTTGAGAGAATAGACGGAATTCGAGCTCAGGCTGGTGCTGTGTTCAGTGCCCTTATACACAg CGATCCACCGCTGCCGAATATACCATATCACAACGAGTTGAAAAGTATATTTCCTTATAACGAATGTAAGGAAGCTATTGAGTGGCGAATGGAGTCTGCAACATTTccacgatttattaaaatgttaagtTTTCGaccgtataaaataaatttgttacgcGGAATTATATTCAGTGTTGGCGGCATAAGCGAATCATTG gtAAAATATTCGAGTGTTTCTTTATTCACATATCTGCAAGAGATCGATGAAGCGGGTTTACAAGATTTatgtgaaaaaatattaaatatattcgaaaAGAGTCATAAGAATGAACGAATGATAACATCGATGTTGGCTTTTTTGGATCGTTTATTGAGTTCAGGGTGCATTCAATCTGTCTTGGATAATGCGGACAATATGATATCGGAACGTATACTGACACTATTGaaacatgaaataaaatattccagTAATATGAAACTGCTTATTAGCagtataaatgttttttgcCAGTTGCTTCAG GTACGAGGACCTGTTGCAAAAAGAGCGTTTTGTCAATTGAGCATATTTTTGTGTCACAAGTATACAAGCTTAAGAAAGACAACGGCTATACGTACCTATGAGGCATTGACACTTTACGGAGAGGAAATGGATATAGCGGAAGAAGATTTAACGAATATACTCACAAAATTGAACGCGACAGATTGGGAGCAGCCAATCCAAGATTTGCGTCcaattcgaaataatttgtGTGAGCTAATGAAGGTGTCTGCTCCAGTTTTACAAACAAAATCAACGAATTGA